The genomic window AATACGTGTAGGATGCACATCTGATGGGAGAAAAGGGGGTGTTGTATGTTGATTCATGAACTGTTTTGTTTTGATGTCTGACCGGTGAATCCAATTGTATCCTGCATATATCTCCAATTAACTGAAATTTTTAGTTTGTTGGGACGCAACAGCTACTTAACAACTGCATATATCTCCAATCCAATAGTATCCTGCATATAGCTCACTGCATTTATTCATTACTTCATACTTGTATACAGATGCTAAGAGGCGAAAGAGACGATCTCTTGTTATGCACAAGAAGAAGAGGAGGCTACTGCCATTTGTGCCCACTGCAGATAGAGTTCGAAGGCTTGAACAGATGGCTTCTGCAGCCACTGCATTGACATCGTCGAAAATGGAGTTCAGCAATGAGCTGACTTATGTGCCGAGTATGGCCCCTATATCTGCCAATCAAGCAAAACTGGAGGAAGGTGGTATGCAGGTTAGCAATTTTTGTACCTAAAAACAGTATAATGTATTTCTTGATCTCTTGGTGCCTAACGATACACTTGTTGACTTTCAAGGTTCTTTCAAAAGAGGACAAGGAAACCATTGAACTTTGCAGAAGCATGTTGAAAAGAGGAGAATGCCCTCCTCTTCTGGTGGTTTTTGATTCCCATGAGGGGTATGTTTTCGGAATTATTCTTCTGACGTTTCTTCATTTTTCAGTATGGAGCAATTAAACTAACACATATTTGTTTTCAGCTTCACTGTGCAGGCTGATGCATATATTAAAGATCTCACATTCTTAACTGAATACGCTGGTGATGTTGATTATTTAAAGAACAGGGAAAATGATGGCTGTGATAGTATAATGACCCTTCTGTCACCAGCGGATCCTTCCCAGAAGCTTGTCATCTGCCCCGACAAACGTGGAAACATCGCCCGCTTTATTAACGGCATCAACAACCACACTCCGTAAGTAGTCGCTGCCTATCCTTATGAATGTACATGTGTTAAGCATTACTTACGCCACTCTAATATCGTCCAATTCCTGCAGTGATGGAAAGAAAAAGCAGAACGTCAAGTGTGTGAGGTACGACATCGACGGCGAGTGCCATGTCTTGCTGGTCGCTTGCCGTGATATAGCTCGTGGTGAGAAGCTGTACTACGACTACAACGGGCATGAGTATGCGTACCCAACGCATCATTTCGTCTAACTCCCCCAATAGTTCTGACCTGCCCAGCATCAAGGAGTCTGGGCGATTAATGGCGGCAGTTTCAGCATTGCCGCTGAAATCCAGTAACTTATATACAGTTCAATTGCCAGAAGAGGTCCCCGATGGCGAACAATATACATGCTGATGTTGTTAGTATCTAGTAGTGAAAACAGTCTTCATTCAGCTGTGGAGAGAGACAAGTGGgatcttcattttctttttctccTGACCTCCCAAGATGTCGTTGTCTTATTCATATTCATTGTTGTTGCGGAGTTCCTGCTCGACTAGAGTCTTTCTCGGGGATTCATGCCCCTTTCTATAGGAGTAAATATCTATCTGCCCCTGTCTCTCTCTGTCGAATGGTTAAGTAGCTGTTGTGTCCCAATTAGTGGTACATTTGAAACTGGAAGAGAAATGTTCACCCCATTTGTTGGGGAATTGTTCTCTATGTTCAGTTATTTCGGATGATGAAATATGCTTTCCCTGTTGGTGCTGTGGTTTTCTTTTACTTTGTTATTATTGCCCTATTGCTGCTGGGTATTTTATTTATTTGTTCCTTTGACACCTCCCAACTTTCAGAAGCCGTGGCAAGCTACGAGCAGAACTTCCTTGCCTTTGTAACCTCTTGAAGATGATCCAGTGCTGCTGATTTCGCCAAGAAAAGTTTTTGCAGAGAATGTATGCAGTGCTACTGTGTATGTGTTTAGATCATGCTATGCTATGAACCCATAACTAAAAAGTTACCAAAATGTATAATTGATTTGACACCATAGAAACAAAATGTGTCATGCTATCAATTTAGTTTGACAACTACAAGTTACAAAGTTTATGGGAACCTTTTAGAACGTTTCGGTCCATTTTTTCATTtctttattttgttgttgttttcctcacggatttatttgttttttcttttgattttcaaCGGTTTTTTGGGGTTTTAATGGGTTTTACCTTTCTTTCTCGGTTTTTATTgggttctttcttttttttctctgttttcttcagttttctttatttctttctcaGTTTTCGTTTTTTTACTGGTTctctttgggttttcttttttctttgctaTAACTTTAGTTTCCTTTGCTTTTTCACtggttttatttgtttctttctcgttttcacattttttttcattttcgcgCCTTTTTGTTGTTTTTCTAtggttgtttctttctttcttgatTTTCTCTTTTTTGCACCACCCCCCCTCCCGGTTTTCTTGTTTCCTTTTTCTGTTCAGTTTTCTTTCATTTCTTTCTTATGTTTCtttaattttttatttatttcaacaCATATCTACATTTTTGTTACACAATGTACATCTTTCGTACACGTCAAGAACATTTTataatacatgttaaacatttttcaaataaatgaTTAACATTGTTTTTCAAGTAAATCAAATACTTTGATGTATATGTTTTCATACACATTGCACATTTTTGGTATACATATAAAACATTTCTTAATACAGGTTCAACACTATATATGTATATGTTTTTCTTTCAAATATATGCTTTGATGTCTAATTTTTTCCGTACAGAACATACATATTTCTTATACACCCAACACATTTTTTATGCATgctcaacatttttcatatacagttaaacatttttcaaatatgtgtttaacatttttaaaaacttataCCTTTTGTTGTCTACTTTTTcccatacacattgtatattttttctaTACCCCAGCAACATTTCTTATATACACGTTTAAcacttttcaaatacatgattaatattttttttgGTGTTTACTTTTCCCCTAAACATTGGGATATTGTTTATATACATTAGGGATATTTTTTATTTAGAGTTTATACATTTTCAAATACAAAATTAACatattttcatatatatgttttgatatctatttttcatacacatttaCATTTTTTTTATATATTAGAAACattttttatgcatgattaaatttTTTCAACTTCTGTATATGAAGTGATATTTATAATAGATATAATCAGAATATTTTGAAATACAAGCAGGTTGTCTACTTTTTcccatacacattgtatattttttctaTACCCCAGCAACATTTCTTATATACACGTTTAAcacttttcaaatacatgattaatattttttttgGTGTTTACTTTTCCCCTAAACATTGGGATATTGTTTATATACATTAGGGATATTTTTTATTTAGAGTTTATACATTTTCAAATACAAAATTAACatattttcatatatatgttttgatatctatttttcatacacatttaCATTTTTTTATATATTAGAAACattttttatgcatgattaaatttTTTCAACTTCTGTATATGAAGTGATATTTATAATAGATATAATCAGAATATTTTGAAATACAAGCAAAAATGAAAAAAGTAATGCAGAAAACCCAATGCAAAGACGTgaaacaaaacagaagaaataaAAGTGCTGAAGGCCTGTCCGCGTCAAGCCAGACATAGGGGCGCCCGCACCatggaaaaagtccattttaaaccttgaATTTGTAGGGGTTTGGCGAAATGAACCCCCAAGTCAaaatcccggtcgattgcaccTTGAACTATGTaatcccggtctaaatcaaacCCTGGCAAAAATCAACCGGGATTTGTCTAGCTGGTGGGCCAAGGAGCGGCATGTCAGCAAATCGACGCACATGACGCACGACAGGGCCGGCCCAGCAACCCGCCTGTTGTCTCGCTTCCCTTTCCGCGAGAAAAAAATAATTAGCGAGTACCATGACTCGACCCCACGACCGCCTAGACGAACCACGAGCCATTAGCCACTACACCGTACACAACAACTTAAAAATGTTGGTGCAGAAATCTATAAGAATAGACAACAGTTGAGATTGgaaaacattttcaaaaatatttcatgAAAACTGCAAGCAGTTTTAAGATACCGCACTTTTTTGTATTCCATATTTCCGGAAAAGTGAAGATGTTTTGTAATTCTGATTTAAAAATTAACACGAACAAAATTTGCAAACCCCAAACAGATTCCAAAAACGCGAACaattttaaaaaaaaggaaaacaaacaaaTTATGAAAAACACGAACACTTTTTTAGATTGTGAACAGTATTTAGTATTTTTAGAAAATATATAACAGGATTTTTTTAATTTAGCGACataaaagttaaaacaaaaacttttttttgaaaaagCAAACAAAATTTGTATTGTGCGCATTTTAGGAAACGCGAACAAAAATGAAAAAGGTGTGTGGAAGATAATTCAAACTTGCGGCAAATATATGATAGCATTTTTGAAAAAAGTATTAatagatgaacatttttgtaatatatgttgaacaattttctaaaatatattCAACAATTGTGCTATATACACTGAACAAATTTCTAATACAAGATGAAAGTTTTTATAAATGAGTGAAATTTTTGGAAAGTACATTGAATATTTCCTTAATCCGTGAAAAAGaaatgaaagaaaaaagaaaagataaaaagaaataataaagaaaaaGATCCACGAACACATTTTCAATTTAATAGTTTGTTTTTCAGAAACTGTGATTTTTTCCCAAATCCATGGACTTTTCTTTTGAAAACCCATGAACTTGTTTTCAAAATTGTTGAGCTTTTTCTAGATCCGTGAACTTTTTTTAATAAAACTTgtgaactttttttatttttgaaattctaGTTCAGAAGTTTCTTTTTTTTCGATCAAACAACACCAACATGGGGTCTCGTGTTTGAGCCAGaccgttttttttgttttttaacgaAAATTATTatgcgggccggcccagcagggaGCAGAGTGTAGGGCCCTTTGCGGATTTTTGTTTTTGAACCGAAAAAATAAAGCGGGCTGGCCCAGCAGGAGCTGGTGGGCGCCCTCTGCGAAATGTCTGAATCCCGGCCATCCAAACGACCCGAAGGTTCGATTTAGACCGGGATTACATAGTTCAGGGTGTAATCGACCGGGATTTCGACTTGAGGATTCATT from Triticum aestivum cultivar Chinese Spring chromosome 3B, IWGSC CS RefSeq v2.1, whole genome shotgun sequence includes these protein-coding regions:
- the LOC123066908 gene encoding probable Histone-lysine N-methyltransferase ATXR5 — its product is MAPLAPSTSSPELRRKRTAAAPPPRSPPEPRRFCSISDVMRRARPADAPPPLARARHVMALCGACGAGDRDEELLLCDICDRARHTFCLRPILPAVPLGSWLCPDCAPTSIIRFPLKQSKIVDFFRIEKGAEGGAVRPAKCGLSQDAKRRKRRSLVMHKKKRRLLPFVPTADRVRRLEQMASAATALTSSKMEFSNELTYVPSMAPISANQAKLEEGGMQVLSKEDKETIELCRSMLKRGECPPLLVVFDSHEGFTVQADAYIKDLTFLTEYAGDVDYLKNRENDGCDSIMTLLSPADPSQKLVICPDKRGNIARFINGINNHTPDGKKKQNVKCVRYDIDGECHVLLVACRDIARGEKLYYDYNGHEYAYPTHHFV